The Fusarium oxysporum f. sp. lycopersici 4287 chromosome 6, whole genome shotgun sequence DNA segment TGCTATCTGCTTATTGCGACTGCAAACACCTCCAACGCTCCACGACCATCTCTTTCCCCTCGGGAGTTGCCTGACTAAAGTCGTCAATCCCTTGTCTCAGCCTAATCAACAAAATTTCAGCCTTTAAGCTAGTAAGATGATGCTTGGAAAACTCTTTTTCGATGCCTTTGAGGGTATAACCTAACAGGCCGAATATTGCTAGTGATATCAACCTCTGGTCCTTGTATAGGAAGGATATTTGTTTCCGAAGTAGGGGTATATGAATAGAATACTTACCAGCACCCAAGTTGTATACAAACCCCAACGTCCCATTCCACATACCCTTACCAAATCCTTTTCCGGCTTCAGCTTTAGCCCCCTGATAAGGCTTGATTACGACTCCACTAAAGGCGTCCCACAAACCCAAAACGAACTCCCTTCCCGCCGTACACGCACCGCTGCCCAAACCGGTAATCTCATTCCGTTGCCTTACCTCAACAGCATTGCTAGTATACGAAGGATAATTGTGAAACCCATTAGCTACGTTGTAAACCAGAGCCACGGGAACCTTAAGGCCTGCCTTGGCCACGTCAGCCGCGAACCGTCCCGTAATGTGCATAATATAGAACATGTGGCCGCGAgggccttgttcttgggcTTTCCAAGTGGCCTTTCGCCGTTCGTGCAGAGTCGGCACCCGTTTGGTCTCCGGAGTAGGGATTTCGCCAGTAAGTAGGGATTTGGTGGCCATTTTGTGGGCGAAGTTTTCTAACTCGGTCGGTGCGAGCCGGATGCTGTCTTTGAGGATGCCGTTATGAGTGGGATTTGTTAGCTCAGCGATGGTCATTCCGTTGCCATTTGTGTTTGGTGGAGGCCCTTGGTGTGCTTCCCTAGCTGTAGATGAAACATCGTGGTCCTCATTGTGATTTACGGTTAGCGTCGGTTGATGTATGTCTCTGTTGGTATTATACCAGGACATTTGTGGGAGTATTGCCTTATTGTCGCGACTTGACCACCTAGGCCTGTTTTTTAATCGTTGGGAGAAGTCGCTGGCTGCTGTACCCAAGGTGATAACAAAATTCGAAGCCGCAGCCACAGCACCAACAATAGGATGCTCTGCACCTTCATCAACATACCAATGCTTATGCTTAAGGAGCTTGAAGTCTCGAGGGTCCAACAAACCCTTATCAACGAGGCAAGCTGCCGCAAATCCACTCAGGTGGGTTCCCGTTGTTTTGTGTCTCCAGACGGCAAGCCTATCGGGACAGATATCGCATCGAAGGTGGTCTATATCGAGCCTCTCCTGGAAATCTACGGCTGTACCACAAGCCCCATCTTCAGCACCTATGCGCTCCGCCATCTTTTGTACTGCCTCTTGGACCTCGGTCTTGAGAGAAAAGATGATGCTGCTTGCCAAGATCTCAGCCGTCAATTCTTTGAAGGGTATGGGTGTTGGGCCAGCCCCTGCTTGTGCAATCATCTGGCCCCAAAAGGGCTGGTCACCGAAGAAGGGAACGATGACAGTTGGACGTCCAGCTGCAATGCCCGCGGCTGTTGTCCCGGCTCCCCCGTGATGGACAACGGCAGAGACGCGTTGGAAGAGCCAATCATGGGGACAATCGCCAATAAGACAAATGGTTTCGGGGATATCTCCTCTCCCAATGCCGCCCCAGCCTCTAGAAATGATGGCCCGGACACCAGCCAGTTTGACGGCATCGAAGATTAATTGCGTAAGGGCTGGTGGGTCTTCAATGACGATTGACCCAAATCCGATATAGATAGGAGGCGGCCCTTTCTCCAAGAAGCCAACCAGGTCCGGTGTAGGCATATAATGATTAGCTAAGGATAAAAATGAGAAGCCGGTGATGTTAATATGAGACCCCCAATCAGATGGCTTCGGAATTAAAGACTGAGACCAGAGGTAACTATACGGTACGCGAAGCCTGGTGAGAAGCTGGTATCCCCATAGTGGACTGATAGAATCGAGGCATAAGATTCGGGTACGAAACCTGTTTATTAGATCACCGAGTCTGTATTATGTCGCTGGTTAGAATCAGAATTGGAAATGTGCCAACAGATACGAACCCTTGCCATGTAAGCAGCTCCATGACTATATAGGAAAGGTAATTGGCGACAGCGCCATCAGTACTACCACGGTATGTCATGGAGGCCAATGGATGAGAAAACCTCTCAGTCGGTGACCAAGGCATAGTAAACACCATATGCAACGGGATACCCAACTTCTCGGCGCAGTGGATATGGGCCATCGATGGCGGATTAGCAATAATAGCATCGGCGATAAAAAGATCCTTGGTCTCTCGAACGTTTGCAGCCATTACACGATCTCCCATtccatcaccagcttcaaTGCAGCTCCTCCAAGCACCAATCAGAATCTCCCACATCTCCTCACGCCTTTTCTTAATTTCACCTGCTTTGACGCTTTTGCGAGAGGGCAGCAAACCCGGGTTCTTAACCATGTAAGCCATTAAAGCCTCAGGGTCACCGCCAATACTGAAAAATTCGATGCCCTGCGACTCGATAAAATGCTTAAAGACGGGATGAGTGCAAATACGCACGCGATGGCTGTAAGGAGGTCGTGAGAGGGCCTGAGCGACGGGGATGAAGGGCTGCACATCGCCACGAGACCCAATGATATGGATAGCGATGTTGAGACGCGGAGTAGTGACTAGT contains these protein-coding regions:
- a CDS encoding hypothetical protein (At least one base has a quality score < 10), which encodes MVFSLTESNGLGNITIKDADSQNITSGNVQADGRVKVQFHQHAQSVVSWFKGCQSRAVPTEPFKKRSCNTVSLNSQQLVTTPRLNIAIHIIGSRGDVQPFIPVAQALSRPPYSHRVRICTHPVFKHFIESQGIEFFSIGGDPEALMAYMVKNPGLLPSRKSVKAGEIKKRREEMWEILIGAWRSCIEAGDGMGDRVMAANVRETKDLFIADAIIANPPSMAHIHCAEKLGIPLHMVFTMPWSPTERFSHPLASMTYRGSTDGAVANYLSYIVMELLTWQGLGDLINRFRTRILCLDSISPLWGYQLLTRLRVPYSYLWSQSLIPKPSDWGSHINITGFSFLSLANHYMPTPDLVGFLEKGPPPIYIGFGSIVIEDPPALTQLIFDAVKLAGVRAIISRGWGGIGRGDIPETICLIGDCPHDWLFQRVSAVVHHGGAGTTAAGIAAGRPTVIVPFFGDQPFWGQMIAQAGAGPTPIPFKELTAEILASSIIFSLKTEVQEAVQKMAERIGAEDGACGTAVDFQERLDIDHLRCDICPDRLAVWRHKTTGTHLSGFAAACLVDKGLLDPRDFKLLKHKHWYVDEGAEHPIVGAVAAASNFVITLGTAASDFSQRLKNRPRWSSRDNKAILPQMSWYNTNRDIHQPTLTVNHNEDHDVSSTAREAHQGPPPNTNGNGMTIAELTNPTHNGILKDSIRLAPTELENFAHKMATKSLLTGEIPTPETKRVPTLHERRKATWKAQEQGPRGHMFYIMHITGRFAADVAKAGLKVPVALVYNVANGFHNYPSYTSNAVEVRQRNEITGLGSGACTAGREFVLGLWDAFSGVVIKPYQGAKAEAGKGFGKGMWNGTLGFVYNLGAGKYSIHIPLLRKQISFLYKDQRLISLAIFGLLGYTLKGIEKEFSKHHLTSLKAEILLIRLRQGIDDFSQATPEGKEMVVERWRCLQSQ